In Nitrospiraceae bacterium, the following are encoded in one genomic region:
- a CDS encoding DUF2127 domain-containing protein: MILKLLATYYLLQGLLLAALGFGGVILMDQDHELVMQQWLHLIHLDPENRHIHGLLTRAFSIDDHQLEALSIGSFVYAALALVQGGGLLYGRRWASYLTVVMIASFLPFELYAVMNHVTPLRVTALGVNGVIVWYLIARELHVRPRRNANVISC; the protein is encoded by the coding sequence ATGATTCTCAAACTGCTTGCTACGTATTACCTGCTGCAAGGGCTTCTCTTGGCTGCCCTCGGATTCGGCGGCGTGATCTTGATGGACCAGGATCATGAGCTGGTCATGCAACAATGGCTTCATCTTATCCACCTGGACCCTGAGAATCGCCATATTCATGGCCTCCTGACAAGGGCGTTTTCGATCGACGATCATCAACTTGAGGCGTTGAGTATTGGCTCCTTTGTTTACGCTGCCCTCGCGTTGGTACAAGGAGGAGGTCTCCTCTACGGTCGGCGCTGGGCTTCGTATCTAACGGTAGTGATGATCGCCTCATTTCTCCCATTCGAGCTCTATGCAGTTATGAACCATGTGACTCCACTGAGGGTCACAGCCCTCGGTGTCAATGGGGTGATTGTTTGGTATCTCATTGCCAGAGAGTTACACGTTCGACCACGAAGAAATGCAAATGTCATCTCCTGCTGA